In Benincasa hispida cultivar B227 chromosome 8, ASM972705v1, whole genome shotgun sequence, the sequence TCATAGTTTAGGATggtttgtgtaatttttctattatatttttacatcatcttatttatttattttctgcACAACAAATGTATAtaaagattttgaatttttaatcttAAGAAAATGAACAAATACCAATTTTTAGTTAGATATATGCTTATGCTGACACATCTCGTAAACCATAGtgatgatattatatttataaaatatagtaaattacTAGAAAAATTAAAGAGAGAGAGACAAGAAAAGCTCGAGAAAAAAAGACTTTAGCTTCAAGCTTATTTAATGTCTACCACTGTATCTGTGCATAATCTTTCATAGGCTAAGAGCAATTGTGTTGGGTTCTAGCATTCATAAAGAAAGAAGGCTGAGAGGGTGTTGGAAAATCGGTTAAGTCATCGTTCAGCATGAGAAGTACCGTAGTCATTTTTGGCCTTTCATCAACCTTTTCTTGAATGCAAAGTAACCCGACATGAATGCATCTTACCACTTCATTTCGTATCTCACTTTGAATTTCAATAGACGGATCTACAATATTCAATGGTGTTCCCTCCCTCCAATTTCTCCATGCCTACATATTGTAATTCAATTCACATTATTACAACTTTTAATTTAGAGGtgaatgatatttttcttcaaagaaaaaaaatgttatacttACATAGCTTATAAGAGAGTCTTCTATATTCTCTATGTTGCTACGAATTAGGTTATTTTTTTGTCCAGTCACAATCTCTAAAAGTAAAACACCGAAGCTAAAGACGTCTGACTTTGATGAGAGATGCCCATGTCTTACGTATTCGGGAGCCATATATCCACTTAAATTTAGCAAATAATGTCAAGAGTTAGTTGGGTAAAAGACTTAATATATATCCCAATtagcaaaattttgtttaattatattatagtCCTAGTACTTACGAAGGGCCAATTATTGTGCATGTATCATCTCGTGTTTGTTCAGATGCGAATAATCTTGCAATACCAAAATCTGAAATTTTAGCATTCATCTCGTTATCTAATAAAATGTTACTAGCTTTTAGGTTTCGATGAATAATTTTGATTCGAGAGTCTTCGTGAAGATAAACAAGTCCTCGAGCAATGCCTCCTATGATTTTATAGCGTGTTGCCCACTCTAAACTTTGACGCTTGGGAGGATCTACATATCAAAAGGTTAGTttttggaaaggaaaagaaagaaaaaacaacacAGACACATCAAAGGAAAGAAGAATGATATTAccgaaaatgaaattttgaagacTTCCATTGTGCAAAAACTCATAAATGAGaaacttttcattttctttgaaGGAGAAACCCAAAAGCTTAACTAAATTCCGATGGTGAAGCTTAGATACCAAAAGGAGTTCGTTCTTAAACTCAACATCTCCCTGATTTGAAGCTTGAGACAGCCGTTTCACCGCTACGATTCGTCCGTTTGGAAGCTTCCCCTGTTAATGGAAA encodes:
- the LOC120082615 gene encoding putative receptor-like protein kinase At4g00960, coding for MAASRFVCSITLSLLLLALIHYPLAFAQPRFMHYTCVDGGNNNRTTDGAAYKANLNHLLSTLTTDHPFNASDPEGFTQAARKLILSLIDQASAGDSRVKFSTGNITLPNLPTIYAFAQCTPDLSRRQCNECLTEALAIIQDCCVGNLGGRVLTPSCLFRYGTYPLVQSPPLPPPSPSPVPPLLNSTTHGNKSNHSGTLIAVIVPIALVVVLLLTITIYMGLRKNRPKIDEEESTGRTEEEMTTMGFVQFDFDTIRMATDGFSDENKVGEGGFGAVYKGKLPNGRIVAVKRLSQASNQGDVEFKNELLLVSKLHHRNLVKLLGFSFKENEKFLIYEFLHNGSLQNFIFDPPKRQSLEWATRYKIIGGIARGLVYLHEDSRIKIIHRNLKASNILLDNEMNAKISDFGIARLFASEQTRDDTCTIIGPSGYMAPEYVRHGHLSSKSDVFSFGVLLLEIVTGQKNNLIRSNIENIEDSLISYAWRNWREGTPLNIVDPSIEIQSEIRNEVVRCIHVGLLCIQEKVDERPKMTTVLLMLNDDLTDFPTPSQPSFFMNARTQHNCS